AACCACATTGGTGATGCAGAGGTATCAGATACACTCCGATACTTAgctgtgtctcacacacaccttcttttATAAGCTGTTTGTGTGCAGCATGACGCCGTCCAACAGTAGGGGGTGGCCATTTCCAGTGCCCATTCTCATCCTTGAAGTAGTTGTCGGTGCTATAAATCTGCCCAGAACGATATTTCTGCAATGTTAACCTGTGGAAGCGGAACACGAGACAAGGGGATCAAGCAAATTATTATGCTGCAATAGCGTCTAATGCATTTTGACATCACATCAAAATACAAAAACGAAAAAATGATAACCATTAGTTAACAATTTATTTACAACTAACTTGAAAAGTGGCCTAATAAAAAGGAATTATTCACATGAAATATCAAAAGCCTACCAGGAAATACCATAGGCCAGCATAAAATGACATAAAATGGACGTATATAGGACTACTTAATTGAACATAAATTTGCATAAATCTACTATTAAAAAAAGTTTACTTTGCACGCGTTGTCTTTCCTGATCCAGGTAAACCTCGGAGGATGATAAGATGCCATTTCCTTTTTTTGGCCATTTTTTATTCCTTCGCCGTTACGACGTAGATTGGCAGAAATCCAATAACGCGGTAAAAAGTAGCAGGCCAAGAATCTTCCTCGAGTTGTGGTGAGAGTTAGAGTGTAGGCTCCGCTATGACACCCGCAATGAAAAACAGACTGttgagcaacaacaacaaataggAAACGCCCACGCAGATCGTTTAAACTTAAAGCATGATTTGCCCCCAAAAGGCAGAACTGCATTTGGGCATTTGACAAGCTGCTCAGGCTTTTTACCCCACAATAAAACTAATAGACATAGGCGAATAGCTTATAATACTTCTCAGAAACTTGTCGTGTCCTTTTAAGGTttcttgacctcctccttcccATTAAATCTCCCAGTTAAGACCTATAACCCATAAAACAAATCTAACAACAATTGTCCCAAACCTGAACATGTCATTAGTCGGACCAGTGAGGGGCGATTCTGACCCCTTGATGAAACATACCGGTATCTCAGGGGCTTTCCTTTAATTTTTTACAGCGACACATCATTTTATTataagcccccgccccccttcactTTGCATAGGCCTACTCTCATGTGAAAAACTGGTCTGGAGGCCTACATCTCAGTCCCAGAAGCAAGCCCGACAGGTCTGCTGGCCCACTGGAACATGGCTGTTTTCTCTCACCATGTGCTTTGTCCTCCTGGAATGACAGTGAAGCAACTGTGTTTCTTTATGTTTATTTGTTATGCCCAAGGGGGACGCACAGTGTAAACTCAAacatttacttaaaaaaaaaacgtgaagtccatttgaaaacaaatatatttttattattaaaatGACAACACCCAAGGGTTTAGATAAGGCAGCCGTAAAAAATGATTTTCCACGCAGGTCATTGCCAATAACCCACACAACACATATTGTGTAATTGTCCAATGTCCCATTTCACCTGCGCAACATGGAACACCTGTTTTCAATTAGCTCAAATTATTTGCCAACATGGCGACCTCAATCAGCAAACACTTAAGGCCACAGTTCATTCCCCTCCGTACATTTACACAACGATGGAGGGATTTATGTTTTCGCCGTACAACTTTAGTGGATATCCGGGCTGCGGTCCTATTCTTCATGGAAACCCGAAGCTCAAACCCTATAACTTTGCAAAGAAAGGCGGCCTGTATATGACGCCGGATGCCCTCGACTATCTGGATATGTGCAAACGGGTTCAGCTAAAGGCCATTCTGTCGCAGGTGAACCCCGGCCTCATACCTCGTCACAGGACCGCTAATACGAAGGAGTTCGGCGTTCAAGTCAACGCAAAGGTTGATGCCATAATTCAGTGTTCTCTTGGACCCAAAACGCTTTTTTACCGGGAGCGGCAAATTACTGAGTTTAGGTCGCCAGTTAAGCCGGCTCCATTGACCCCAAACGGAAAAAATATTCCGAGCACGCCGGTGAACAACGTGCGCTTTTCACGACCACTCGCCATCTACTCTCCCGTGTTTGATCGGAGATTTCTCACGAAATCGATGAAATCGAACAATGACAGTGCAAACCACGAAGGCGGTGAGGACGTTAGTCGCGGTAGTGATGAAGAAGAGGCCGAAGCCGATCAAACTATTGAGCACGAGGGCGTTCCGGAGGAGCAGCGAAAGGATGTCAGTAAACCCCAGCACCCGGAATCCAAAGGATACAACttccaggtgtgtgcgtgcgcttccgtcagctgtgtgtgtgtgctatataACCTAGCCATGGTTCCCTAACAAATGCTTCGACTTCTCAGTTTCTGGAACAGAGGTACGGGTTCTTCCACTGCGGCAAGTGCAACATCCGATGGGAGAGCGCGTATGTGTGGTGCATCTCCGGCACCAGTAAGGTAAAGTGGCGCAACGTGACATTTCAACCCCGTGCTAAGAACTTCCAGGAGTGCAAGAGGTGGGCAGTTCTGACTCCCTCTCCTGTTTTGGGTTGGCAGGTGTACTTCAAGCAGCTGTGCCGCAAGTGCCAGGAGGGGTCAAACCCATACAGGGTGGAGGACATCCAGTGCCAGGTGACGGCAGTGTCACACAAAAACCGTTGATGCGTGTAATGGGGCTGCTTGTCATCGCCTTGGAAACCCCGTTCACTCTGCTtattccctcccccccaggagtGCTCCCAGACGCGCTGCTGCTGCGAGAGGAAACAGCGGCACATCGATCTGAGACGACCCCACCGCCAGGAGCTCTGCGGCCGCTGCCGGGGCAAGAGGCTGTCCTGCGACACCACCTACAGCTTCAAGTACATCGTCTGACTTCCCAACCGGACCCCGCCCACCCCCCTGCCTGGTTGGATGAGCCCCAGTAAGCCCCGCCTCCTTGCTCTGAACACCAGCCAATGGtttgacgaggaggaggagggggtggtggccGTCTGACGTCACACTGGGGCTTGAACGAAGCACTTCCCACGTCGTGCTCGCTGTCACTGACACGGTCAGTGGCACAAGTTGCCCCGAACGACCGATCCAGAATCGGTGGGTCTACCTGCAATCCCAACCATGATTGATAGGTGTGAAATAATGGCTTTACCTGGATCAGTTTTTATGGGGCAACTTTGACCCTCACTATTTTTATCACTTGTGTCAATCAATGAAGTGAATATTTTTGTAAGAAGTAAATATGAAATAAACATTATTGCAGCATTAGTTTGGTTTGGTTGCCGTTTTCTTGGGGCTTGGATTAATTTACCTGACAATGGCCATTAGCAATTTGTGTTCAGGATGGAACC
Above is a genomic segment from Osmerus eperlanus unplaced genomic scaffold, fOsmEpe2.1 SCAFFOLD_779, whole genome shotgun sequence containing:
- the zar1l gene encoding ZAR1-like protein, coding for MEGFMFSPYNFSGYPGCGPILHGNPKLKPYNFAKKGGLYMTPDALDYLDMCKRVQLKAILSQVNPGLIPRHRTANTKEFGVQVNAKVDAIIQCSLGPKTLFYRERQITEFRSPVKPAPLTPNGKNIPSTPVNNVRFSRPLAIYSPVFDRRFLTKSMKSNNDSANHEGGEDVSRGSDEEEAEADQTIEHEGVPEEQRKDVSKPQHPESKGYNFQFLEQRYGFFHCGKCNIRWESAYVWCISGTSKVYFKQLCRKCQEGSNPYRVEDIQCQECSQTRCCCERKQRHIDLRRPHRQELCGRCRGKRLSCDTTYSFKYIV